The following proteins are encoded in a genomic region of Glycine soja cultivar W05 chromosome 17, ASM419377v2, whole genome shotgun sequence:
- the LOC114392122 gene encoding uncharacterized membrane protein At3g27390, whose protein sequence is MMDFPSSMEGWMKALYVVFVFFYAFFLGALKGIVVGPIAALILIIGNVGVILGLFPAHVAWTLYTLLKIHMFDAPMKAAILIALPALFGLWLGLGVAGSVLVGVGYGFFTPWVSTFEAFRQDNESKKFSHCIVDGTWGTIKGSCTVVRDFADMCYHSYPSYLKELRESPASDERQRLRLIHVPGCVIVGIMGLVVEIPLFTAIALVKSPYLLFKGWFRLLHDLISREGPFLEIVCIPIAGLTIFVWPLVVIASILLAIFSSIFVGLYASVIVYQERSFRRGIAYVIAMVAEFDEYTNDWLYLREGTFLPKPQYRKKKASQSSEFSVRGNSVRGNTSMEPPAMLMPCLAPSRSVKETIQEVKMVQIWGNMMRYCEMRGKELLDANVLTASDLYEWMKGKNNNEAAIVGVGLPCYSLLQTLVFSIKANSCGVLLLDDFEITYLNRPKDKLLDWFFNPVMVLKEQIRVIKLGEAELRYLEKVVLFGSNKQRMEAWDNGGLMIHDALRAAQIEGISRRMIGMIRGISKLPTYKRKFRQIVKALVTHSLEKDVSERALVTHHSVDVLDVSEKALVTRYLEKDPSGRSSRSIVSVASDEIA, encoded by the exons ATGATGGATTTTCCTAGCTCTATGGAAGGTTGGATGAAGGCTTTGTATGTGGTCTTTGTGTTCTTCTATGCTTTCTTCCTTGGTGCTTTAAAAG GCATAGTTGTGGGTCCTATTGCTGCTCTGATTCTTATTATAGGCAACGTTGGGGTGATTCTGGGGTTGTTTCCTGCACATGTGGCTTGGACTCTTTACACCCTTTTGAA GATTCATATGTTTGATGCACCAATGAAAGCTGCTATTTTGATTGCTTTGCCTGCTTTGTTTGGCTTGTGGTTGGGTCTAGGCGTAGCTGGAAGCGTTCTTGTTGGAGTGGGGTATGGCTTTTTCACCCCTTGGGTTTCAACTTTTGAGGCCTTCAGACAAGACAATGAGTCCAAGAAATTTTCTCACTGTATTGTG GATGGAACATGGGGAACTATCAAAGGTAGTTGCACTGTGGTTAGGGATTTTGCAGATATGTGTTATCATTCATACCCAAGTTACTTAAAAGAACTGCGTGAATCACCTGCCTCAGATGAGCGTCAAAGGCTAAG GTTAATTCATGTTCCCGGATGTGTCATTGTTGGGATAATGGGGCTAGTTGTGGAGATTCCTCTTTTCACTGCAATTGCTCTAGTAAAGAGCCCCTACTTGCTTTTCAAGGGCTGGTTCAGACTTTTGCATGATTTGATTAGCAGAGAAGGTCCATTCCTTGAAATAGTTTGTATCCCCATTGCTGGTTTGACAATATTTGTGTGGCCACTAGTTGTCATTGCCAGCATTTTGTTGGCTATTTTCTCAAGCATTTTTGTTGGACTTTATGCATCTGTTATAGTATATCAG GAAAGATCTTTCCGTAGAGGTATAGCCTATGTGATTGCTATGGTTGCTGAGTTTGATGAATATACAAATGATTGGCTCTATCTTCGCGAAGGAACATTCTTGCCAAA GCCCCAATATCGAAAGAAAAAGGCTTCTCAATCATCAGAGTTTTCTGTTAGGGGAAACAGTGTGAGAGGAAACACTTCTATGGAGCCACCTGCAATGCTTATGCCATGCTTAGCTCCTTCAAGATCTGTTAAAGAGACCATTCAAGAAGTGAAAATGGTGCAA ATCTGGGGAAATATGATGAGGTACTGTGAGATGAGAGGCAAGGAACTATTGGATGCTAATGTACTTACAGCTTCTGACCTCTATGAATGGATGAAGGGAAAGAATAACAATGAAGCTGCCATAGTTGGTGTTGGCTTGCCTTGTTATTCACTCCTACAAACACTTGTCTTCTCCATCAAAGCCAACTCATGTGGTGTATTGCTACTTGATGACTTTGAAATAACCTACTTAAACAGACCAAAGGATAAGTTGTTGGATTGGTTCTTCAATCCTGTGATGGTTCTCAAGGAACAGATAAGGGTTATCAAATTGGGGGAAGCTGAACTGAGATACTTGGAAAAAGTAGTTCTCTTTGGAAGCAACAAGCAACGCATGGAGGCTTGGGATAATGGTGGTTTGATGATTCATGATGCTCTTAGAGCTGCTCAAATCGAGGGAATTTCAAGAAG GATGATTGGAATGATAAGAGGTATATCAAAACTTCCAACTTATAAAAGGAAGTTTCGTCAAATTGTTAAAGCTCTAGTTACTCATTCTCTGGAGAAAGACGTTTCAGAAAGGGCTTTAGTTACTCATCATTCTGTGGATGTACTAGATGTTTCTGAAAAGGCTTTAGTTACTCGTTATCTGGAGAAAGATCCTTCTGGAAGATCAAGTAGGTCTATAGTATCAGTTGCCTCTGATGAAATTGCTTAG
- the LOC114392641 gene encoding cyclin-dependent kinase inhibitor 7-like, giving the protein MEMAQVKARARTALAMAASATSPKRRKISFVQIKSLSNATSPTTEERISGESPASCCSSNGSFDNENRIIKSSDLEVESAQVETWTCNCGEQQQQKIRREMSLTREVDSTEEHITKTKSRCVPTESELEDFFAAAEKDIQKRFTDKYNYDFVKDMPLEGQYEWVKLKS; this is encoded by the exons ATGGAGATGGCTCAGGTTAAGGCACGAGCTCGAACTGCATTGGCCATGGCAGCTTCCGCAACTTCaccgaagagaagaaaaatctcCTTCGTTCAAATCAAGAGTTTGAGCAACGCTACCTCTCCGACGACGGAGGAACGAATCTCCGGCGAATCTCCGGCTTCGTGCTGCTCCAGCAACGGATCCTTCGACAACGAAAACCGAATCATCAAATCCTCAGATCTAGAG GTTGAGAGTgcgcaagttgaaacatggacgTGCAACTGCggtgaacaacaacaacaaaaaataag GAGAGAGATGAGTCTCACGCGCGAGGTGGATTCAACGGAGGAGCATATCACCAAAACCAAATCTCGCTGCGTTCCAACGGAGTCGGAGCTCGAAGATTTCTTCGCTGCTGCGGAGAAAGACATTCAGAAACGCTTCACAGACAA GTATAATTATGATTTTGTGAAGGACATGCCTTTGGAGGGACAATACGAGTGGGttaaattgaagtcataa